A section of the Streptomyces sp. V3I8 genome encodes:
- a CDS encoding L,D-transpeptidase family protein has protein sequence MRTTGMRMSVAATTAVAAVAALAAMSGCTIQTADQAGRSPAGTSSVPAGRSPAGPDDAKPSKRPEPAGQPASRILWSSGDRGAEVRELQARLRQVQWLYQGPTGTYDASTTAAVRGFQGKRGLPQTGSTDSVTWRRLLGMTREPGKWDLYASGGQPAARPDPRCMTGRVMCISKTSRTLRWMIDGRTVSTMEVRFGTEYTPTREGVFDVYFKSRHHVSTLYDSPMPYAMFFSGGQAVHYSENFAATGYYGGSHGCVNVRDKGKISALFSQVRNGDKVVVYW, from the coding sequence ATGCGTACAACGGGCATGAGGATGTCGGTCGCGGCGACGACCGCGGTGGCGGCGGTGGCCGCGCTCGCGGCCATGAGCGGCTGCACCATCCAGACCGCCGACCAGGCGGGCAGGTCACCGGCCGGTACGTCGTCGGTTCCGGCCGGCCGCTCCCCCGCCGGCCCCGACGACGCGAAGCCCTCGAAGCGGCCGGAGCCCGCCGGGCAGCCGGCGTCCAGAATCCTGTGGTCGTCGGGCGACCGGGGCGCGGAGGTACGGGAGCTGCAGGCCCGGCTGCGTCAGGTCCAGTGGCTCTACCAGGGACCGACGGGCACGTACGACGCCTCGACGACCGCCGCGGTACGGGGCTTCCAGGGCAAACGGGGCCTGCCGCAGACCGGCTCGACGGACTCGGTGACCTGGCGGCGGCTGCTCGGGATGACCCGCGAACCGGGCAAGTGGGACCTGTACGCGTCGGGCGGCCAGCCGGCCGCGCGGCCGGACCCGCGCTGCATGACGGGCCGGGTGATGTGCATCAGCAAGACCAGCCGCACCCTGCGCTGGATGATCGACGGCCGTACGGTCTCGACGATGGAGGTGCGCTTCGGCACGGAGTACACCCCCACCCGGGAGGGCGTCTTCGACGTCTACTTCAAGTCGCGCCATCACGTGTCGACGCTCTACGACTCACCCATGCCGTACGCGATGTTCTTCAGCGGCGGCCAGGCGGTCCACTACTCCGAGAACTTCGCGGCGACGGGCTACTACGGAGGCTCGCACGGCTGCGTGAACGTCCGCGACAAGGGAAAGATCTCGGCACTGTTCTCGCAGGTGAGGAACGGTGACAAGGTCGTCGTCTACTGGTGA